The proteins below are encoded in one region of Scyliorhinus torazame isolate Kashiwa2021f chromosome 8, sScyTor2.1, whole genome shotgun sequence:
- the dleu7 gene encoding leukemia-associated protein 7: MHRALQVCIAHQQSALAILHQYLQDQRHLGPEPPSPGQTTRNRFKAACSTREPAPSSTSSRRRTLLQVARESKLTRLIGLTSELLYLEQNSLSQLQEPHFQLDCKLSAELRNLCNRMATRADCLQLDADLKAIERCLIDIVHQLTISLSSTSSESHPHAVDVLKRLSNKFLDV; this comes from the exons ATGCACAGGGCTCTGCAAGTCTGCATCGCCCATCAGCAGTCCGCCTTAGCAATTCTGCACCAATACCTTCAGGATCAGCGGCACCTTGGTCCAGAACCGCCCAGCCCGGGGCAGACCACGAGGAACAGGTTCAAAGCTGCCTGCAGCACCCGGGAGCCAGCCCCCTCCTCAACAAGCAGCAGGCGGAGAACACTCCTCCAGGTCGCCAGGGAGAGCAAGTTAACCCGTTTGATAGGCTTGACTTCAGAGTTATTGTACCTGGAGCAAAATTccttgtctcaactgcaagaaccaCACTTTCAGCTGGACTGTAAG CTCAGCGCGGAGCTCAGAAATCTCTGCAATCGCATGGCAACCAGGGCAGACTGCCTCCAATTGGATGCGGATCTAAAAGCGATCGAGCGATGTTTGATAGACATTGTTCACCAGTTGACGATTTCGTTGTCCTCTACCAGTTCAGAATCACACCCGCACGCCGTTGATGTGCTGAAGAGACTGTCTAACAAGTTCCTGGACGTATGA